A window of Lepus europaeus isolate LE1 chromosome 11, mLepTim1.pri, whole genome shotgun sequence contains these coding sequences:
- the LOC133769632 gene encoding LOW QUALITY PROTEIN: perilipin-1-like (The sequence of the model RefSeq protein was modified relative to this genomic sequence to represent the inferred CDS: inserted 1 base in 1 codon) translates to MAVNKGLTLLDGDLPEQENALQRVLQLPVVSSTCQCFQKTYASTKEAHPLVASTCNACEKGVQGASSLAAWSMEPVVRRLSTQFTAANELACRGLDHLEERIPALQYPPEKIASELKDSISTRLRSARNSISVPIASTSDKVLGAALAGCELAWGVARNTAEYAASTRAGRLASGGADLALGGIEKVVEYLLPQAKEETAAAPGHQQGQKPPKAKPSLASRVGALANTLSRQGMQTTAWALKQGHALAMWVPGVAPLSSLAQWGAAAAMQVVSRRRSEVRVPWLHHLAAAQEEQHADQTDTEGEETEEESESETEEYKLREVAALPSPQGLLGSVAHTLQKTLYGTISAVTWAPRAVLGTAGRMLHLTPAHAASSTKGRAMSLSDALKGVTDNVVATVVHFVPLPRLSLMEPESEFXDIDNPLAEPERKGSAAPPASPEPALRPAPPRGGLRSARGPGLDNKAETLAAPRSGFLAAPREKPTRRVSDSFFRPSVLEPILGRAQYSQLRKKS, encoded by the exons ATGGCAGTGAACAAGGGTCTGACCTTGCTGGATGGAGACCTCCCG GAGCAAGAGAACGCGCTACAGCGGGTGCTGCAGCTGCCGGTGGTGAGCAGCACGTGCCAGTGCTTCCAGAAGACCTATGCCAGCACCAAGGAAGCCCACCCCCTGGTGGCATCCACGTGCAATGCCTGTGAGAAGGGCGTGCAGGGTGCCAGCAGCCTGGCTGCCTGGAGTATGGAGCCAGTGGTCCGCAGGCTGTCCACCCAGT TCACGGCTGCCAATGAGCTGGCCTGCCGAGGCCTGGACCACCTGGAGGAGAGGATCCCCGCCCTCCAGTACCCTCCGGAAAAG ATCGCATCTGAGCTGAAGGACAGCATCTCCACACGCCTCCGCAGCGCCAGGAACAGCATCAGCGTGCCCATCGCCAGCACTTCAGACAAGGTCCTGGGAGCCGCGCTGGCTGGCTGCGAGCTCGCCTGGGGGGTGGCCCGAAACACGGCCGAGTACGCTGCCAGCACCCGGGCTGGCCGCCTGGCCTCTGGCGGGGCCGACTTGGCCTTGGGCGGCATTGAGAAGGTGGTGGAATATCTCCTGCCACAGGCCAAGGAAGAGACAG CTGCTGCTCCCGGACACCAGCAAGGCCAGAAGCCTCCTAAGGCCAAGCCGAGCCTGGCGAGCAGGGTGGGGGCCCTGGCCAACACGCTCTCTCGACAAGGCATGCAGACCACTGCCTGGGCACTGAAGCAGGGCCACGCCCTGGCCATGTGGGTCCCGGGTGTGGCGCCCCTG agcagcctggcccagtggggCGCGGCGGCGGCCATGCAGGTGGTGTCCCGGAGGCGGAGCGAGGTCCGCGTGCCCTGGCTGCACCATCTCGCTGCGGCCCAGGAGGAGCAGCACGCCgaccagacagacacagagggagaggagacagaggaggagtcGGAATCGGAGACGGAGGAGTACAAgctcagagag GtagcagccctgcccagcccgcaAGGCCTCCTGGGCAGCGTGGCGCACACTCTGCAGAAAACCCTGTACGGCACCATCTCGGCTGTGACGTGGGCACCCAGGGCCGTGCTGGGCACGGCAGGGAGGATGCTGCACCTCACGCCCGCCCACGCTGCCTCCTCCACCAAGGGCAGGGCCATGTCCCTCTCGGACGCCCTGAAGGGCGTTACTGACAACGTGGTGGCCACTGTGGTTCACTTCGTGCCG CTCCCCAGGTTGTCGCTGATGGAGCCCGAAAGCGAGT GCGACATCGACAACCCGCTGGCCGAGCCGGAGCGCAAGGGGTCGGCGGCGCCTCCCGCCAGCCCGGAGCCCGCGCTGCGCCCGGCGCCGCCCCGCGGCGGCCTGCGCAGCGCGCGGGGCCCGGGGCTGGACAACAAGGCGGAGACGCTCGCCGCGCCGCGCTCGGGCTTCCTGGCCGCGCCGCGCGAGAAGCCCACGCGCAGGGTCAGCGACAGCTTCTTCCGGCCCAGCGTCCTGGAGCCCATCCTGGGCCGCGCGCAGTACAGCCAGCTGCGCAAGAAGAGCTGA
- the LOC133770614 gene encoding peroxisomal membrane protein 11A-like has translation MGAPAARGIYSPAQEQSGRFGGRGRTEPRPALPAGTPVVSRGLGWREMQRQSALRDPTKHRRATQYTRMLLTYLLEPKAGKEEVVMKLKKLESRVSTGRKWFRLGNVVHAVQATEQSIRATNPVPRLCLTLANLNRVIYFVCDTVLWVKSVGLASGINKDTWRRRAARHYCCFLLLSLVRDVYEISLQMGRVACDRARREESSSWDLPAYSVADEETEWLQSFLLLFRSLKHHAPLLLDTVKNFCDILIPLDQLGIYKPNTGIIGLGGLMSSVAGIITVAYPQMKLRTR, from the exons ATGGGGGCACCTGCGGCTCGGGGCATCTACTCCCCCGCCCAGGAGCAGAGTGGTCGCTTCGGTGGCAGAGGGAGGACAGAGCCGAGGCCCGCGCTGCCCGCGGGGACGCCGGTGGTCTCCCGTGGCCTGGGATGGAGGGAAATGCAGCGGCAGTCCGCGCTCCGGGACCCCACGAAGCACCGCAG AGCCACTCAGTACACACGCATGTTGCTTACATATTTGTTAGAGCCTAAGGCTGGCAAAGAGGAGGTGGTCATGAAGCTCAAGAAATTGGAGTCCAGAGTGAGCACTGGCCGTAAAT GGTTCAGGCTCGGCAACGTGGTACACGCTGTCCAGGCAACTGAGCAGAGCATCCGGGCCACCAACCCAGTGCCTCGCCTGTGCCTGACGTTAGCCAACCTGAACCGCGTGATTTACTTCGTCTGTGACACTGTCCTCTGGGTAAAGAGCGTAGGTCTCGCCTCCGGCATCAACAAAGACACGTGGCGACGACGGGCCGCCCGCCACTACTGCTGTTTCCTCCTGCTGAGCCTGGTCAGGGACGTGTATGAAATCTCCCTGCAGATGGGGCGGGTGGCATGCGACAGAGCCAGGAGGGAGGAATCGTCCTCCTGGGACCTCCCTGCATACAGCGTGGCGGATGAGGAGACAGAGTGGTTGCAGTCCTTCCTCCTCCTATTCCGGTCCCTGAAGCACCACGCGCCCCTGCTCCTCGACACGGTGAAGAACTTCTGTGATATCCTGATCCCCCTGGACCAGCTGGGGATCTATAAGCCCAACACAGGCATCATCGGGCTCGGGGGGCTCATGTCCTCGGTGGCCGGCATCATCACTGTGGCGTATCCTCAGATGAAGCTCAGGACCCGCTAG